TTCTCAGCAAACGCAGTGAATGCTTCAAACAAATCATCTGATGGAATAATATTGGCACTCATTGACGCAACATACTTCAATGCATCATCAATTGTCTTGCCTATACCATAGTTCAATACATCTTTGGAAGCCTGTACAGCCAGCGGTGAGTTTTCCGCTATCTCCATTGCCATTTTCTCTGCACCCTGATACAGTGCATTTTGATCAGCAAACACTTCATTGACAAGAAGTATTTCCTTTGCGCGCTGTGCTGTAATGTATTTTGCAGTGTAAGCAAGCTCACGGGTTATACCCTGCCCCACGATATGTGGCAAGCGTTGTAATACACCAACATCAGCAACAAACCCTACTGCTGCCTCCCGCAGGCTAAACTGTGCATCAGCACTGGCAAGACGTATATCGCAAGCGGCAATCATATCAAGACCGGCACCAACACAGTACCCGTGAACAGCAGCAATCACCGGTTTTCGGCATTTTTCAATGCAGGTCATGGTATCCTGCATCCTGTAGATAGTTTGTAATAACTTTCGCTTAATACCACCTTTTTGATTGGGATCAGCTAATTCTTTTATTTCCCCTGCCATTTCAATTAAATCAATACCAACAGTAAATGCAGGCCCTTTACCAGCAATAATAATTACTCTAATTTCATCATCAGCATCTAGTTCTTTGAATACCGAAGGAGCTTCCCACCATGCAGGCGGATTCATTGCATTCTTCTTTTCAGGCCTGTTTAAATACACCCAAGCAATTGGCGGCTTTTTTTCAACTGAATAATATTTATATTCCATAGACAATACCCCTCATGAAAATTTTTATACACACTAATTACAGTACAATTTTTTATCAATCAAAAAATCACAGTGTTATGTTGTATTGATACAAGTGGAGGATTAGTACATTCAAATGTGCTGCTTTATAAATAAATTTTTTAACAATTTATTTTTTATTTCTTTTTTTATTTCACATTTTCCCATGATTATTGTATACATTTCATATAGCGGGTAAATTTTTTATTGGAGGCTTGTATGTACAAAACACTGGCAACACTTTTTGTATCATCACTTTGTGCATTTGGATTAATTACAGTACCAGTACAGGCACAGGTAAATAGCGGCCAATTTGGATTAATCCTTAATGGCGGTGTTGGTACAGGTGCTACTATGTATGGAGTTATTTTAAATACCACAAATGACTCCAGCTCAACCTTAGGATCTGGACCTGGAAGCAGTTTTAATTTTGGTTTTATGGCAAATTTCAACATTGTTGCTCTGCATTCACAATTCTACTATGCTTCAATAAAGGACTTAGAATGGGAAGAGCAAGGTAATACCATCAAAACCGAAGGTAGCGGCCATTTCTGGACATGGGATGGGACTATAGGCATAAAAGCACTTACCGAAGAAGGCGATATGGGTTATACCCATATATTTGTAGGTTTTAGGATATGGAAAGCATTGCGAGAGGAAGATGCCAGGACATCGAATGGGAGTTCAATTGCACCATTTGGGAAGCAGGAAATGGTTGGCAATGGATTTATTGTTGGAATAAGGGATCTTTCTACACTGCCACTTGGAGCAGTGTCACTTGCATTACAAACAGGGCTATGGTTATATAAAGCGCCATTGTCTACGTATAAACTTAATGGAACCGAAAAAAAAACAACAGCTGACCAAAACATAGGATTTGGCTTTGAAATAGCTGGCGGACTTGCATTTGAAGATATAGGGTTATCAACAATTGTAGGCCTGCG
The DNA window shown above is from Spirochaetota bacterium and carries:
- a CDS encoding crotonase/enoyl-CoA hydratase family protein, producing the protein MEYKYYSVEKKPPIAWVYLNRPEKKNAMNPPAWWEAPSVFKELDADDEIRVIIIAGKGPAFTVGIDLIEMAGEIKELADPNQKGGIKRKLLQTIYRMQDTMTCIEKCRKPVIAAVHGYCVGAGLDMIAACDIRLASADAQFSLREAAVGFVADVGVLQRLPHIVGQGITRELAYTAKYITAQRAKEILLVNEVFADQNALYQGAEKMAMEIAENSPLAVQASKDVLNYGIGKTIDDALKYVASMSANIIPSDDLFEAFTAFAEKRKPKFTGK